The following DNA comes from Sphingomonas flavescens.
CGCCTGCGCCAAGGTCGCGGACCTTTTGGCTGGTGTCGAGTTCGATCATGATCTCCGGATAGGCCTCGTGCAGCTCCCGCAGCATCGGGGTCAGGAGGGTGATGGCGTACACTTCCTCGGTCGTGATCTTTACGGTCCCGCGAAGTTCACGGGAATGCGCCGCCGCGGCATCTTCGAACAATCGAGCTGCCCCGCCCATGTTGTCGGCGCTTTCGAGCAAGCTGAGCCCGATCGGCGTCAGCGCGTACCCAGCCTGCCTTTTGTCGAACAAGGCGACACCTAAGGCGGCCTCCAGCGCCGCGATCCGCCGGGCCACTGTAGTTTGGCTTACGCGCAGGGACCGGCCCGCCTTGAGCGTGCTGCCTTCGCGCGCAACGGCGACGAAATAGCGAATGTCATTCCAGTCGAACATCCGCGCCCCTTTAGCGCGCCGCGTAAGGCAGCGGTTCTGCAGATGTGCAGAACGATAGCACGAACTCGTGGCTGACGTAAGTTGCAATTTGATACTAATTAGCAGGTCGCGCCGGGATGTCCGGACCTCGAACGAAGGGAAGCGACATGGATAAGAGTTTCAAGATCGCCCTGACGGCCTTTCTGATCACCGCAGGCGTCATCAAAGGTGCGCCCGCCTTGGCCGCACAACCGATCGAAAACGTCAGCATTGTGCGGACGGCCGATCTAGACCTGACCAGGAAGGCCGGACGAATAGCGCTTGATCATCGGCTGGCTAGCGCTGCGGCGGAAGTGTGCGGAACGGCGTCGAACGCCGATCTGGTCGGATCGAACGAGGTGCGGGAATGCAGGGCCGACGTGCTTACCAAGGCCAGGGCGGACACTGCCCAGCTAGCGAGCCGGGGCTCCATCGCCGTCGTAGCAGCCCGCTAACAGCGGCGCTGCGATCGAAGGCGGCGTCGGCTCCCCCGGCGCGGCCTTCTAGTTGTGCGGGCCCTGTCCTGGCCCTACCGGTGAGGCATGCAGGTCGAAGGCGGATGCCATTGCGGCGCGGTGCGGTTCTTCGCGGACATTAACGAGGAGCCTGTGCCGGCGCTCGACTGCAATTGCTCGGTGTGCCGGATGACCGGCTTTCTCCACATCGTCGTGCCGCATGAGAAGTTCGATCTGCTCACCGGCCGCGACGCGCTCACCAGTTATCGCTTCGGCACGGGCACCGCGGACCATCTGTTTTGCAGACATTGTGGCGTAAAAAGCTTCTACCAACCGCGTTCGCACCCGGAGGCGTGGAGTGTGAATGCCCATTGCCTCGATCAGATGCCGGAACTGGCGATCGAAACGTTCGACGGAGCGAACTGGGAACAGGCCAAGGCGAGCCTCGACGCCTGACGACCGCGCCGTTACGGCGACGCCATGCATCGCCCCCTGCGCCTGACCATCGACCGGACCGCCGTTCAGGCGAACTGGCGCTGGCTCGCCCAGCGCGCGGGCGTGGCGACCGGGGCAGCGGTCAAGGCTGACAGTTACGGGCTTGGCGCCCGGCAGGCAGTCGAGGCGCTGAGCGGCGTCGGCTGTCGCGACTTTTTCGTGTCGACCTGGGCAGAAGCTGAGGCGCTGGCTGAATTGCCGGCGGATGCGAACCTGGTTGTGCTCCACGGCGTCGGGTCCGACGATGGCGAAGCCGCGCGGAGGCTCGGTGCGCGGCCCTGCCTGAACACGGCCGAGCAGGTGGCACGCTGGAAGGAGAGCGCGCGCGACCGACCGTGCGATGTGATGATCGACACGGGCATGAACCGGCTAGGACTGCGGCCCACCGAGATCGGCCTGCTCGACGGGCTGAATATCGACACGCTGCACAGCCATCTCGCCTGTGCTGACGAGGACAGCGCGATGAACGGCATGCAGCTTGAACGATTCCGTACGGTCGCCGCCGCGGTGTCAGCAAGACGCTACAGTTTCGCGAACAGCGCTGGCGTATGCTTGGGGCGAGACTATAGCTTCGATCTCGTTCGGCCAGGTTTGGCGCTATACGGTGGAATTCCGCGGGCCGAGGCGGCAGAAAATATCCGGCAAGTGGTCCGGGTCGAGGCGCAGATCGTGCAGCGGCGCATGATCCCCGCGGGCGAAAGCTGCGGCTACGGCGCGACCTTCATCGCCGAGCACGACACCGAGGCCGCCATCCTGAACATCGGCTATGCCGATGGCTATCAATGCGGCTTCTCGTCGCACGGCTCGGCGTTTGCTGGGGAGTTTGCGCTGCCCGTGATCGGGCGCGTGTCGATGGACCTTATCGCAATCGACGTCGATGCCGCGCCGGAGCTCAGGGAAGGCGACTGGGTCGAGATCGATTACGATTTGCCTTCCGCTTCGCGCCAGTCGCGGCTTTCGCAGTACGAGCTGCTGACGACGCTCGGGAACCGCTTCGAGCGGCGCTGGATCTAGCGCGCTCTTCCGGCGGCAGCGTCTTCGGCTTGTAGCGGCAGAGGTCGGTCACCGGGCAGCGCCAGCATTCGGGCAGCCGCGCCTTGCAGGTGTAGCGACCGTGCAGGATCAGCCAGTGGTGCGCGTCACGTCGGAAGGGCTGCGGGACAATCTTTTCCAGCTTGGCCTCGACGACGTCGACATTCTTTCCCGGCGCGAGGCCGGTGCGGTTGCACACGCGGAAAACGTGGGTGTCGACGGCAAATGTCTCCTCGCCAAAGGCCGTGTTGAGGACGACGTTGGCGGTTTTGCGACCGACGCCGGGTAGTGCCTGCAGTTGCTCGCGGGTGCGCGGGATTTCGCTGCCGTGGTGGTCTATGAGCGCCTGGCTGAGCAGAATGACGTTCTTGGCCTTCGTGTTGAACAGGCCGATTGTCTTGATCGCGTCGCGCAGGTTCTTCTCGCCCAGTTCGACCATCTGTTCCGGCGTCTTGATGCGGGAGAAGAGCGGCCGCGTGGCGATGTTCACTCCAGCGTCGGTGGCTTGCGCGGATAGCACGACCGCGACGAGCAATTGGTAGGGGTTGCCGGATTCGAGCTCCGTCGTGGGCGACGGGTTCGCCTCCGCCAGCCGGCGGAAGAACTCAAACACCTCGTCGCGCTTCAACGCAGGTCGTCCAGCGCGTTGCCCAGGCGATCTAGACCCGCGGCGAAGTCGTCGGTGCTCATGCCGAAGCCGATGCGGAAATGATCGGGCATCTCGAACCAGCGGCCGGGCACGACAGCGGCATCGTAGCGGTCGTGAAGATGGTCATCGAGCCGTTGCGTGTCGCCACCGGCCCAGCGCGGGAATGCCGTGATGCCATATGCGGCCGGGGCGCATTCGAGTTGGTCGCGGCTTGCGACGAAGTCGTCGAACATGGCGCGATTGCGCGACAGCATCGCGGGCGTGTCGCCGAGCACCTCGTCGAGATGGTCGAATGCGATGCAGCCGAGGCGTTCCGCCTGATGCGCCTGATTGACGCCGAACAGATCGTTCAGGCGCCACATTCGCTCGGCAAGCTCCGGTTCGGCGAGGATCCAGCCGCAGCGTAGGCCGCTCAGACCGTAGACCTTGGTCAGGCTATTGGTGATGACGAACTCCGGACCCAGATGCGCTGCGCTTCGACCGGGGGTCGCGGAGTCGAGATAGACCTCGTCGACGAGCACGCGCGCGCCGGCCCTTTTCGCAAGGTCGCCAATCGCGCGGAGTTCGGCCTCCGAGGCCAGCGCACTGCTTGGGTTGTGCAGATTGGTCAGCACGATCAGGCGGGTGGACGCGGTTATCGCTTGCTCGACCTTGCCCGGATCGAGGCGAAAGTCTTCCGCCGGGTTGCGCTCGAACCGTTTGATCGATGTGCCAAGAAAGCTCGCGGTAGCCAAAATGGGTTCGTACGTTGGATGCTCGATCAACACGTCGTCGCCTGGCCGGACCAGCGCGGCCATGGCAAGAAAGTTGGCCATGGACGTGCCGTCGGCGGAGACGACCTGATCGACGGCGACATCGTAGCGGCGGGCAATCGCCTCGCGTAGCGGCGCGTAACGCGGATGGCTTGCCCCATCGATGTCGAGATCCGCGAGGCTGAGCGGCAGACGGTCCATGCGGAAGTGCGGGACTTCGCTGCCCGTCAGGGCGTAGCGCACCGGGCGCTTGAACTTTGCCCAATGCATATACTCCGACTGCATCATGCGGCCGCTCACCGGGCGTTCGCCTTGCGCCAGTAGAGGTAGGCCGGGACACCCGCGAGCAGGATGGCGTATCCGATCAGGCTGTTGAGCGGGTTGTTCCAGACGGTGGCGACGACGACGACCGCGCAGGCAGCGACGAAGAGGCCGGTTGTGAACGGGTGCCCGGGCGCGGAAAAGCCAACGTTGTCGTCAGCGAACTTGCGGCGGAGCACGAACAACGCTGCGCCGGTCAGCCCGAAGAAGATGAAGTCGACGGACACAACGTAGCTCAGGATCTGCCCGAAGGTGCCGGACAGCGCGATGATCGCCGCCACGGCGCCTTGCAACGCGATCGCGACGACTGGGACCTGGGTCCGTTTGCTCACCATGGCGACGGAGCGGAAGAAACTGCCGTCCTCCGCCATGGCGAAATAAACGCGCGGCGCGGTCAGCATACTCTGGCTGAGAAAACCGAGCGCGGAGATGGCAATGCCGGCGGCGATGAAGGTCGCGCCGTGCTCGCCGAAGGCGCTGCGCATCACGTCGCTGGCTGGGGTTTTCGAAGCGGCGAGGCCCGACGCGCCGAGCACGTGGACGCATACGAATGCGACGGCGGTGTAGAGGACAACGACGCCGATCACGCCGAACAGCAGGCCGCGCGTAAGATCCCGCGCCGGATCGCGCATTTCGCCGGCGACGAAGCTTGATGTCTGCCAGCCGCCGTAGGAAAACATGATGGGCGTCAAGGCGGCGCCGAGCGCGGCTATGGTCGACACGTCCGAATAAGCGATCGGGGTCGGAGCGGCCGCCGGAGCCAGCAGGAAGCCCGCCGCAACCAACGCCGCGATGGCGCCGATTTTCAGCAGCATGAGGACGCTCTGGACGTTGCTCCCTGACCGCACGCCAAGGCAGTTGATGATGGTCAGGATGCCGAGCACGCCGACCGCGAGTACATTGTCGCCAAGCGCGGACGGCAGCACGGTGTTCATGTAGCGCGCGAAGGTAATCGCGACGGCTGCCATCCCGCCCGACTGAATCACCAGCAACAGCGACCAGCCGTAGAGAAAGGCGGGCAGGGGACCGTAAGCATCGCGCAGATAGGCATATTGCCCACCGACGGCCGGGCGACGTGCAGCCAACTCTGCATAAACAAGCGCGCCGGCAAGCGCGACGATGCCACCGATCAGCCAGGCGCCGACGATCAGAAGCGGTGTTCCGACATGCCGGGCGACTTCAGCGGGCGTGACGAAGATACCTGATCCGATGATCCCGCCCATGACCAGCATGGTGGCGTCAAACGGACCGAGGCGGCGAGCCAGTCCGTGCGAATTGACGACCGGGTCGCTCACAGCGCGGCGATCACGTCCTGCATGGTGTAGAGACCGGGCGGCTTGCCGAACAGGAAGCCGACCGCCGCCAGGGCGCCGCGCGCGAAAATGCGGCGGCTGTCGGCGCGGTGCCCGAGTTCAATGCGCTCGCCTTCGGTTGCGAGGATGACGACATGCTCACCAGCGACGGAGCCGCCGCGCAGCGATGCGTAGCCGATCGTGCCAGGTTCGCGGGCGTGGGGATGCTCGCTGATACGGTCGAAGCGGCTGAGTTCTTGCACCGTCGACCCGCGACCCTTGGCAGCCGCCTGCCCAAGCATCAGCGCCGTGCCTGAGGGCGCATCGACCTTATGCCGGTGGTGCATTTCCAGGATTTCGATGTCCCAGTCAGGCCCCAGTCGGCTCGTCGCTTCTTCCACGAGCTGGCGCAGCAGGTTGACGCCCAGCGACGTGTTCGGTGCATGAATTACCGGCACCGACGTCGCCGCTTCGGCGATCATCGCATGATGATCGGGCTGCAGGCTGGTGGTGCCGACCAGGATAGGCACATTGGCCGCAATCGCGCGATCGAGGCTTCCGCGAAGTGCGTCCGGCGCGGAAAAATCGACAATGACGTCGCCATGATCCTGGTCGAGTGCGAACCGATGGTCCTCGGCGACGGCGTTGGCGATTGCCTTTCCCATCCGGCCGTCGGGTGCGATAAGGCTAATCCGGATCGGCTGGTTGGGGTCGCGCATCGCCTAGGGTTAGCGAAGCCGTTCCTGCAGCGCTAGCGCCGCTGCTGGGGCGCGCACCTTCGCGCCGTTGATCAGGAAGATGTAGGCATCGCCGCGCTCGCGCCACTGACGGGCCCGTTCCGCGAACCCGTCGAGCGTCGCCTCATCGTAGCCTGTCGGGATGTCCTCGTTCATCCGCTGTAGCCGCGCGTAGGAGAAGTCGGCTGTATCCGCTTCGATCAGCGGATAATCATCGGAGTCCTCGAAGACGATTGCGACATTCCGGCCGCGGCACAGATCGAAGAAATGCTCGTCACGAAAACTCTCGTGGCGCGGCTCGATCGCGTGGCGGAGCTTGATGCCGTCAATGCTCTCCGGAAACAGGTCGATGAAGCCGGCAATGTCGTCACGGTCGAACTGTCGACGACCGGCGAATTGCCATAGGATCGGGCCGAGCTTGGGACCGAGCGCCGCAAAACCTTGCGCGCAGAAATTGCCGATGCCTTCCGCGCCTTCGGCAAGCTTCGATCGCATCACGCAGAAGCGTGAGCCCTTGATCGCGAACTGGAAGCCGTCCGGGACCGTCTTCGCCCAGGTTTCCCAGCTTTTCGGCTTCTGCCGGCCGTAGAAGGTCGCGTTGATCTCGATCGCGCCCATCTTGCTCGCGGCATATTCAAGCTCTTTCGCCTGCGCGAGCTTGTCCGGATAGAAGACCCCGCGCCACGGCGGGAACGTCCAGCCGCCAATGCCGATGCGGATCGTGCCTTCGCTCATCGTGATTCCGCTCCTACTGAGGTTGCATGACCATTCGCAACATCGTGATCCTCACGGGCGCCGGCGTGTCGGCCGAAAGCGGCCTCGCGACATTTCGTGGACCCGACGGCCTATGGGAGGGACATCGTGTCGAGGATGTTTGCACGCCCGACGCGTATGCGCGCGATCCGGCGTTAGTCCATGCGTTCTACGACGCCCGGCGGGCAAAGGTCGGAAGCGTCCGGCCGAATGCGGCACATGAAGCTCTGGCGCGCCTTGATGCTGAATGGCCGGGCGAACTGCTCCTGGTGACACAGAATGTCGACGATCTTCACGAACGCGCAGGGTCGAAGCGCTTGCATCACATGCACGGCGAATTGACCCGTGGCTGGTGCCTCGCGTGCGATCGACGGATCGACTGGAGCGGACCGATGGGTGAGACGGCTACGTGCCCTGCATGCAGTTCGGTGGGGCAGGTTCGGCCGGACATCGTCTGGTTCGGCGAGATGCCGTACGACATGGACCGGATCGACGATGCGCTGCGTGCCTGCGACCTGTTCGTGTCGATCGGCACGTCGGGCGCCGTCTATCCGGCGGCCGGTTTCGTCCAGACTGCGCGCTATTGCGGCGCGCGGACACTTGAAATCAATCTTGAGCCCAGCCTGGGCAGTCACCTGTTCGATGAGGGCCGCATCGGCCCGGCCAGTGTTGAAGTGCCGAAGTGGGTGGCGGAAATGCTGGCTTAGTCGGCCCACTCCAGGCCGATGTCGCGGTAGAGCGAGCGGTCCTCATCCCAGCGAGGGTTGACCTTCACATGTAGGAAGAGGTGGACCGGACGCCCCAGGTGCTGCGCGATCTCTTCGCGTGCGCCCGCGCCGATGGCCTTGAGGCGTCGTCCGCCCTTGCCAATTACGATCGCCTTCTGACTGTCGCGCTCGACAAGGATCTGCTGGCGGATTTCGGTCGAGCCGTCGGGACGGTCCTGCCAGGTCTCGGTTTCCACGGCCGTCGCATAAGGCAGTTCCTGGTGCAGCTGGTTGACGATCTGCTCGCGCGTAAGCTCGGCAGCGACCATCCGGTCGGTGGCGTCCGAGATGTCGTCCTCCGGGTAGAGCCACGGGCCCGTGGGCATGGCGGTCGCGAGCACCTGCTTAAGATCAGCGACGCCGTCGCCCTGGGCGGCGCTGATCATGAACACGTTGTCGGGACTGAGCCGCTGGGTGAGATCGGCCGCGATTGCCAGAAGCTTTTCCTTGGCGACCAGATCGATTTTGTTGAGCACGAGGATCAATGGATGCTGCCGGTCGCCCAGTGCAGCGATAATCCGCTCAACCTCGGCGCTAAGGTAAGCCGCTGCGTCGATTACCAGCAGGATTAGGTCGGCATCCTGCGCCCCCGTCCAGGCCGCAGCAACCATCGCCCGATCCAGTCGCCGGCGGGGTTCGAAGATGCCCGGCGTATCGACGAGCAGAATTTGAGACTCGCCGGAAATTGCGATGCCCATCAGTCGCGCGCGGGTGGTTTGCGCCTTGGGGCTAACGATCGCGACCTTCTGCCCAACCAGGGCATTGACCAGCGTCGACTTGCCCGCGTTCGGGGCGCCGATCACGGCAACGAAGCCGGCACGCTGCTCGCTCATTGAACTTGCGCCAGCAAGGCAGCGGCCGCCGCCGTCTCGGCTTCCTGCTTGCTCGCTCCCTCCGCACTGGCTTCCCCAAGCGTTCGCACGGAAACGCGGACGGTGAACCGCGGCGCGTGATGGGCGCCGGTTCTTGCCGTAACTTCGTACATGGGAGCCTTGACGCCCTTGGCCGCGGCCAGTTCCTGAAGCGCGGACTTGGGATGTTGCGG
Coding sequences within:
- a CDS encoding UrcA family protein, translating into MDKSFKIALTAFLITAGVIKGAPALAAQPIENVSIVRTADLDLTRKAGRIALDHRLASAAAEVCGTASNADLVGSNEVRECRADVLTKARADTAQLASRGSIAVVAAR
- a CDS encoding GFA family protein — protein: MQVEGGCHCGAVRFFADINEEPVPALDCNCSVCRMTGFLHIVVPHEKFDLLTGRDALTSYRFGTGTADHLFCRHCGVKSFYQPRSHPEAWSVNAHCLDQMPELAIETFDGANWEQAKASLDA
- the nth gene encoding endonuclease III, yielding MKRDEVFEFFRRLAEANPSPTTELESGNPYQLLVAVVLSAQATDAGVNIATRPLFSRIKTPEQMVELGEKNLRDAIKTIGLFNTKAKNVILLSQALIDHHGSEIPRTREQLQALPGVGRKTANVVLNTAFGEETFAVDTHVFRVCNRTGLAPGKNVDVVEAKLEKIVPQPFRRDAHHWLILHGRYTCKARLPECWRCPVTDLCRYKPKTLPPEERARSSAARSGSRASSAARTAKAATGAKRKANRNRSRPSRLP
- a CDS encoding pyridoxal phosphate-dependent aminotransferase; amino-acid sequence: MSGRMMQSEYMHWAKFKRPVRYALTGSEVPHFRMDRLPLSLADLDIDGASHPRYAPLREAIARRYDVAVDQVVSADGTSMANFLAMAALVRPGDDVLIEHPTYEPILATASFLGTSIKRFERNPAEDFRLDPGKVEQAITASTRLIVLTNLHNPSSALASEAELRAIGDLAKRAGARVLVDEVYLDSATPGRSAAHLGPEFVITNSLTKVYGLSGLRCGWILAEPELAERMWRLNDLFGVNQAHQAERLGCIAFDHLDEVLGDTPAMLSRNRAMFDDFVASRDQLECAPAAYGITAFPRWAGGDTQRLDDHLHDRYDAAVVPGRWFEMPDHFRIGFGMSTDDFAAGLDRLGNALDDLR
- a CDS encoding APC family permease translates to MSDPVVNSHGLARRLGPFDATMLVMGGIIGSGIFVTPAEVARHVGTPLLIVGAWLIGGIVALAGALVYAELAARRPAVGGQYAYLRDAYGPLPAFLYGWSLLLVIQSGGMAAVAITFARYMNTVLPSALGDNVLAVGVLGILTIINCLGVRSGSNVQSVLMLLKIGAIAALVAAGFLLAPAAAPTPIAYSDVSTIAALGAALTPIMFSYGGWQTSSFVAGEMRDPARDLTRGLLFGVIGVVVLYTAVAFVCVHVLGASGLAASKTPASDVMRSAFGEHGATFIAAGIAISALGFLSQSMLTAPRVYFAMAEDGSFFRSVAMVSKRTQVPVVAIALQGAVAAIIALSGTFGQILSYVVSVDFIFFGLTGAALFVLRRKFADDNVGFSAPGHPFTTGLFVAACAVVVVATVWNNPLNSLIGYAILLAGVPAYLYWRKANAR
- the dapB gene encoding 4-hydroxy-tetrahydrodipicolinate reductase, which gives rise to MRDPNQPIRISLIAPDGRMGKAIANAVAEDHRFALDQDHGDVIVDFSAPDALRGSLDRAIAANVPILVGTTSLQPDHHAMIAEAATSVPVIHAPNTSLGVNLLRQLVEEATSRLGPDWDIEILEMHHRHKVDAPSGTALMLGQAAAKGRGSTVQELSRFDRISEHPHAREPGTIGYASLRGGSVAGEHVVILATEGERIELGHRADSRRIFARGALAAVGFLFGKPPGLYTMQDVIAAL
- a CDS encoding DUF72 domain-containing protein, whose translation is MSEGTIRIGIGGWTFPPWRGVFYPDKLAQAKELEYAASKMGAIEINATFYGRQKPKSWETWAKTVPDGFQFAIKGSRFCVMRSKLAEGAEGIGNFCAQGFAALGPKLGPILWQFAGRRQFDRDDIAGFIDLFPESIDGIKLRHAIEPRHESFRDEHFFDLCRGRNVAIVFEDSDDYPLIEADTADFSYARLQRMNEDIPTGYDEATLDGFAERARQWRERGDAYIFLINGAKVRAPAAALALQERLR
- a CDS encoding NAD-dependent deacylase, giving the protein MTIRNIVILTGAGVSAESGLATFRGPDGLWEGHRVEDVCTPDAYARDPALVHAFYDARRAKVGSVRPNAAHEALARLDAEWPGELLLVTQNVDDLHERAGSKRLHHMHGELTRGWCLACDRRIDWSGPMGETATCPACSSVGQVRPDIVWFGEMPYDMDRIDDALRACDLFVSIGTSGAVYPAAGFVQTARYCGARTLEINLEPSLGSHLFDEGRIGPASVEVPKWVAEMLA
- the era gene encoding GTPase Era, yielding MSEQRAGFVAVIGAPNAGKSTLVNALVGQKVAIVSPKAQTTRARLMGIAISGESQILLVDTPGIFEPRRRLDRAMVAAAWTGAQDADLILLVIDAAAYLSAEVERIIAALGDRQHPLILVLNKIDLVAKEKLLAIAADLTQRLSPDNVFMISAAQGDGVADLKQVLATAMPTGPWLYPEDDISDATDRMVAAELTREQIVNQLHQELPYATAVETETWQDRPDGSTEIRQQILVERDSQKAIVIGKGGRRLKAIGAGAREEIAQHLGRPVHLFLHVKVNPRWDEDRSLYRDIGLEWAD